The Pukyongia salina genome segment GGATACGTTTCTGCCAGGATGACTCCGTGGCCATGTGTTCCTTGTAAGATCTTAATTATATACGGGGGGTCACCAAATATTTCCAACATGGAGTCTACATCTACGGTCATTCCCAGTACAGTACGTGGAACCGGGATCTTAGCATGGGCAAGTATTTGATTGCAGGTCCATTTATTTCGGGATTGGAGAATAGGTTCGGCTCCCGCCACACAAAAGACACCCATAGCTTGTAAATGCCTTACCAATGCTGCACCAAAATAAGTGTTTGACGCTCCAATACGTGGGATAACCGCATGAAGATCCTCTACAAGCTCGTCGTTATAGTACAATACGGGTCTGCCTTCTACAATGGCTTGTGTACAGCGGTTGGGATCGATCACCTCCATCACATGGTTTCTGGATTCTCCGGCTAAAAAAAGACTTCGGGTAGAGTATAAACCTTCCCCACGTGATAAAATGGCGATATTCATTTTAGAATATTAGTTCCTGCAATTTAACAAAAATTAGATTCCGAAAATTTATTGTTGTTTTTATCCTCCCTCCCGAAATATTAGCGGTATAAATCCATACGTTTTTAAAACATAAAGTATCTTTGAGTCTATGGCAAAAGCTCCAGTAAAACTTCAGATATCAACCCTTCCCGAGTCGCCGGGGGTATATCAGTTTTACGATAAGGAAAATAAACTATTGTATGTAGGAAAAGCGATAAACCTTAAAAAACGCGTCGCTTCATACTTCAGTAAAAAACACGACAATGGTCGTACTCGACTGCTTGTAAAGAAGATCGCTAACATTAAACACATAGTGGTAGCTACAGAGACAGATGCACTTCTCTTGGAAAATAACCTCATTAAAAAATATCAGCCCAGGTATAATGTGATGCTGAAGGACGATAAATCGTATCCCTGGATCTGCATTAAAAAAGAGCGCTTTCCCAGGGTATTTTCCACTCGTAGGTTTATCAAGGACGGAAGTGAATACTATGGCCCGTACACCAGTATGAAAACGGTACATACCCTATTGGACCTCATAAAAGGCTTGTACCAACTCAGGACCTGCAACTACGATCTATCTGAAGAGAAGATAAGCGCTGGGAAATACAAAGTTTGCCTGGAGTATCACCTTGGGAATTGCCTGGGGCCCTGTGAAGGGAAACAAACTCTTGAAGATTACGAAGCGAATATCGATGCGATAAGGAATATTATAAAAGGTAATTTCAAGGATTCCTTGAGTAGGTTTAAGAAGCAGATGAAAGAACATGCCGCACGTATGCAATATGAAGATGCACAACGGGTAAAGGAGAAGATCGAGGTCCTGGAGAATTACCAGGCAAAATCCACCATCGTTAATCCTAAGATAAACAATGTGGACGTTTTCACTATTATCTCTGATGAGACGTACGCATATGTAAATTTTCTGCAGGTATCCTTCGGAAGCATAATCCGGTCGCACACCTTGGAAATTCGCAAGAAACTGGAGGAGACCGATAAGGAATTACTCGAATTGGCCGTTGTGGAACTTCGCCAACGCTTCGATTCGCAGTCCCGGGAGATCTATGTTCCTTTTAGTATTAAGACCGAAGCCGGAGTGAAGGTCACCGTTCCGAAATTAGGCGATAAAAAGAAGATACTCGACCTCTCCGAACGCAATGCCAAATACTTTAGGATGGAACGCTTCAAACAGGCTAAAATAGTGGACCCGGATCGTCATGAAAAACGTATCATGGCACAGATGAAGGCAGACCTTAGATTAAGTGAAGAGCCCAGGCATATTGAGTGTTTTGACAACAGTAATATACAAGGCAGCCATCCCGTGGCGGCCTGTGTGGTTTTTAAAAATGGAAAGCCCAGTAAGAGGGATTACCGAAAATACAAT includes the following:
- a CDS encoding ATP-grasp domain-containing protein; amino-acid sequence: MNIAILSRGEGLYSTRSLFLAGESRNHVMEVIDPNRCTQAIVEGRPVLYYNDELVEDLHAVIPRIGASNTYFGAALVRHLQAMGVFCVAGAEPILQSRNKWTCNQILAHAKIPVPRTVLGMTVDVDSMLEIFGDPPYIIKILQGTHGHGVILAETYPSAVSTIETLLTAKVRFVIQEFIAESKGSDLRVIVVDGKVVAAMKRQSQEGEFRSNLHRGGSSDLVELTYAEENSALRAAKALRLGVCGVDILQSERGPLVLEVNSTPGLEGIETTTGISIASKIISYIERNKRR
- the uvrC gene encoding excinuclease ABC subunit UvrC — encoded protein: MAKAPVKLQISTLPESPGVYQFYDKENKLLYVGKAINLKKRVASYFSKKHDNGRTRLLVKKIANIKHIVVATETDALLLENNLIKKYQPRYNVMLKDDKSYPWICIKKERFPRVFSTRRFIKDGSEYYGPYTSMKTVHTLLDLIKGLYQLRTCNYDLSEEKISAGKYKVCLEYHLGNCLGPCEGKQTLEDYEANIDAIRNIIKGNFKDSLSRFKKQMKEHAARMQYEDAQRVKEKIEVLENYQAKSTIVNPKINNVDVFTIISDETYAYVNFLQVSFGSIIRSHTLEIRKKLEETDKELLELAVVELRQRFDSQSREIYVPFSIKTEAGVKVTVPKLGDKKKILDLSERNAKYFRMERFKQAKIVDPDRHEKRIMAQMKADLRLSEEPRHIECFDNSNIQGSHPVAACVVFKNGKPSKRDYRKYNIKTVEGPDDFASMEEVVYRRYKRLLEEEQPLPQLIIIDGGKGQLSSALKSLEKLGLRGKIAIVGIAKRLEELFYPDDPIPLYLDKKSETLKVIQQLRNEAHRFGIEFHRNKRSKDALNTELESISGIGEKTIVELLKRFKSTKRIASANFEELAAVVGADRAKKIVTHFQQMP